In one window of Oceanococcus sp. HetDA_MAG_MS8 DNA:
- a CDS encoding DUF3450 domain-containing protein: MRIRGWALGLCLSGSLASLAWAQSVQEVESALQAQSRQAALSQDEIDQLDDATRQALLKYRAALLRAEQLRLYQKQLQAQAQTQQQRLAELEQALERVEATKADMVPVLVRMAEALEEFVAADQPFQRDQREARVAGVRDLLADPDAALAEQYRGVYAAWQAEADLGRQLGAERVNLPGAAAGQLVDLVAVGRLALYALSLDGSMAWQWQAQRKRFTPLPQAAVPSLQKALRVAQEQAAPSLLTLPEGLTL; this comes from the coding sequence GTGAGAATAAGGGGATGGGCCTTAGGGCTTTGCTTAAGTGGAAGCCTGGCTTCGCTGGCCTGGGCGCAGTCGGTACAGGAGGTCGAGTCGGCCCTGCAGGCCCAGTCGCGGCAAGCGGCTTTGTCACAAGACGAGATCGACCAACTGGACGATGCCACCCGGCAAGCCTTGCTGAAGTATCGGGCGGCTTTACTGCGTGCCGAGCAGCTGCGGCTTTACCAAAAACAGTTGCAGGCGCAAGCGCAAACACAACAGCAACGGTTGGCGGAACTGGAGCAGGCGCTGGAAAGAGTGGAGGCCACCAAAGCCGACATGGTTCCGGTTTTGGTGCGGATGGCAGAGGCACTGGAGGAGTTTGTTGCCGCCGATCAGCCCTTTCAACGTGATCAGCGCGAGGCTCGAGTCGCCGGCGTGCGTGACTTATTAGCCGACCCTGATGCGGCCCTGGCCGAACAGTACCGCGGCGTTTACGCAGCGTGGCAGGCCGAAGCCGACTTGGGGCGCCAGCTAGGCGCCGAACGCGTCAATCTTCCCGGGGCAGCAGCGGGACAATTGGTGGATTTGGTTGCCGTGGGTCGCCTGGCCTTATATGCCCTGTCATTAGATGGGTCTATGGCTTGGCAATGGCAAGCCCAGCGCAAGCGCTTCACCCCGCTGCCGCAAGCGGCGGTACCCTCCCTGCAGAAGGCACTACGAGTGGCCCAGGAGCAAGCCGCCCCGAGTCTGCTAACGCTTCCCGAGGGGCTCACACTATGA
- a CDS encoding MotA/TolQ/ExbB proton channel family protein — MRVTRYGGFALRSQDGQYLRWRGGRSAPELIARQPKPGLAERVAGASVEGLIIDPTGGLLLGLQQSKPSLRERIAQGGVIGFVILGLGALGLLLGLVQWLYLLVVGAKVNRQLKQPGQAQANNPLGRVLALRQSGAGRDFSSLELAADEAVMREVPRLERLQDTVRLLAAVAPLLGLLGTVTGMIETFQAITLFGTGDPKLMAGGISQALMTTVLGLVVAVPLLFLHSLVVARSRSIVQVLDQQSAGLLAELREDQAQVLTPEVA; from the coding sequence ATGCGCGTCACTCGCTATGGGGGATTTGCATTGCGCAGTCAGGATGGTCAGTACCTGCGTTGGCGTGGTGGCCGCAGTGCGCCGGAGTTGATTGCTCGGCAGCCTAAGCCTGGTTTGGCGGAGCGGGTCGCTGGGGCATCCGTTGAGGGCTTGATTATTGACCCTACGGGCGGCTTGCTGCTGGGTTTGCAGCAGTCCAAACCTAGCCTGCGCGAGAGAATTGCCCAAGGTGGTGTGATTGGCTTCGTGATCTTGGGGCTCGGTGCCCTCGGTCTGCTGCTGGGCTTGGTTCAGTGGCTGTACTTGCTCGTTGTCGGGGCTAAGGTTAACCGTCAGCTCAAGCAGCCCGGCCAAGCGCAGGCCAACAATCCTTTGGGCCGAGTCTTAGCCTTAAGGCAGAGCGGGGCGGGGCGGGACTTTTCCTCGCTAGAGCTGGCGGCCGATGAGGCTGTGATGCGCGAAGTTCCGCGGCTAGAACGGCTGCAGGATACGGTGCGTTTGTTGGCCGCTGTTGCGCCCTTGCTGGGCCTGCTGGGCACGGTGACGGGCATGATCGAAACCTTCCAGGCCATTACCCTGTTTGGAACCGGTGATCCAAAATTGATGGCCGGTGGAATCTCGCAGGCCTTGATGACAACCGTGTTGGGTCTAGTGGTGGCCGTACCCTTACTGTTCTTACATAGCTTGGTGGTGGCTCGCAGCCGCAGCATTGTTCAGGTGCTGGATCAGCAAAGTGCCGGCTTATTGGCCGAGCTTCGTGAAGACCAGGCCCAAGTATTGACACCGGAGGTGGCATGA
- a CDS encoding MotA/TolQ/ExbB proton channel family protein, translated as MNPLVSVATLVDRGGPLLPALFLTATVLFVLVFERYWELWLAWPRLRRRWVQAWQQRGERGTQAAHRVREALISKAALRLESSLPVLTALVAICPLLGLLGTVTGMMSVFDVMAVAGTAEPRAMAAGISRATLPTMAGMVIALPGLFFLTRLRSSVRRAVHAFADSLDFD; from the coding sequence ATGAACCCTTTGGTGTCTGTGGCGACCTTAGTGGACCGCGGCGGGCCCTTGCTGCCAGCCTTGTTCCTCACTGCAACAGTGCTCTTCGTGTTGGTCTTCGAGCGTTACTGGGAACTGTGGTTGGCATGGCCGAGGCTACGCCGACGCTGGGTGCAGGCCTGGCAGCAGCGTGGCGAGCGCGGTACGCAAGCGGCTCACCGGGTGCGCGAGGCGCTTATCTCAAAGGCCGCATTGCGTTTGGAGTCCAGCCTGCCTGTGCTCACTGCATTGGTCGCCATTTGCCCGCTCTTGGGTTTGTTGGGGACGGTCACCGGCATGATGTCCGTTTTTGATGTGATGGCGGTTGCCGGCACTGCCGAGCCGCGGGCTATGGCGGCAGGCATTTCTCGTGCAACTCTGCCCACCATGGCGGGCATGGTGATTGCCCTGCCGGGATTGTTTTTTCTGACCCGGCTGCGAAGCAGTGTCCGCCGTGCGGTGCATGCCTTCGCCGACTCTTTGGACTTCGACTGA
- a CDS encoding biopolymer transporter ExbD, producing MASRRHDRREAEQGVDLTPMLDIVFILLIFFIVTTSFVREAGVEVNRPQAASAQKQAATSIYVAVTPEGEIWVDRRQVRLAGLRAAVARIRLENPEATGVIQADADARHGLVVAVMDELRLAGVREIAVAADGP from the coding sequence ATGGCATCTCGACGTCATGATCGCCGTGAAGCCGAGCAGGGGGTGGACCTCACGCCTATGCTCGATATCGTCTTCATCTTGCTCATCTTCTTCATCGTGACGACCAGCTTTGTCCGCGAGGCCGGCGTGGAGGTGAATCGGCCCCAAGCGGCAAGTGCGCAAAAGCAGGCTGCGACGAGTATTTATGTTGCGGTGACGCCCGAGGGCGAGATTTGGGTAGACCGGCGTCAGGTGCGCTTGGCGGGGCTGCGTGCTGCGGTGGCGCGTATTCGGTTGGAGAACCCGGAAGCCACTGGCGTCATCCAGGCGGATGCCGATGCTCGGCACGGGCTGGTGGTGGCAGTGATGGATGAGCTGCGCTTAGCCGGTGTGCGTGAGATCGCTGTGGCGGCTGACGGGCCCTGA
- a CDS encoding energy transducer TonB, protein MRWLTLPVLAVLAVFGLFWLMHWLVLPPEGAATQDADQALITVAPPPPDTPEQDAASSEPVEAPPAPPQMPAIAMTMDVAMPVDMPTSDVSELRLAEPTVEVGGSAVGLEGFGGFAPGRAGRGSGRGQRINGDTLVPLSTARPQIPREAFEAGIEGWVEVVFYVTAQGRVTNIRIVDAEPKGVFEAAMVASVKHWIYPQSAGAREVQQRFEFKLEDYQYNWN, encoded by the coding sequence ATGCGTTGGTTGACGCTGCCTGTACTCGCCGTCCTGGCTGTGTTTGGCCTGTTTTGGCTGATGCACTGGTTGGTGCTGCCGCCAGAGGGGGCTGCCACGCAGGACGCCGATCAAGCTTTGATCACCGTGGCACCGCCGCCGCCGGATACTCCGGAGCAGGATGCGGCCAGCAGTGAGCCTGTGGAAGCGCCCCCAGCGCCGCCGCAAATGCCAGCGATAGCGATGACCATGGATGTGGCCATGCCCGTCGATATGCCCACATCGGATGTGAGCGAGCTGAGATTGGCGGAACCCACGGTAGAGGTGGGTGGCAGTGCGGTGGGTTTGGAGGGGTTTGGCGGCTTTGCCCCTGGCCGAGCCGGGCGCGGCAGCGGGCGCGGGCAGCGCATCAATGGCGACACGCTCGTGCCCTTATCGACAGCGCGACCGCAAATTCCCAGGGAGGCCTTTGAGGCGGGGATTGAGGGTTGGGTGGAGGTGGTGTTCTACGTCACGGCGCAAGGGCGAGTCACCAATATTCGTATTGTGGACGCCGAGCCCAAGGGCGTATTTGAAGCCGCCATGGTTGCCTCGGTGAAACATTGGATTTACCCACAGTCGGCTGGTGCCCGTGAGGTTCAACAACGCTTTGAGTTCAAGCTTGAAGACTATCAATACAACTGGAATTGA
- a CDS encoding DUF1329 domain-containing protein, producing the protein MTSHGYTQILGPALLLLVALFPPVVCGQQYRSEAKGISQSEIDKAERGYDAEAALQTTTDPYARSMLLAQIAAEAAAQGDPEQAYARIQQALELDALSGFAQQQLRQQAGLLAARLGKDLEVIRLLKGANDPVAIRQLVAAYARKKRWREAASAVSQLLDQAKPSTDDRLLDAQVAAGLGDWSRVLQRTEEVLNAQPQLAAAWMLRIRAQLQRGQIQAALASRRAAWRLRVLVGPEQRLGLVGDFAKAGVPLAAASLLEEGLAQEEIESNPERLDQLAALWLQAREYAAARPVLEERLRLAPSAEASLQLGQIALNAGDWSLAARHLRATQRLPDPQRRAAAAMLLGQAEFQLGRTQAAVRAFQNATAHARYRSSAQQWLDYLRSGDASASAVAGQSIRQADAVRQRGQRLSGLGANRRQQPQVQGFTPVGAQAPGNAEGQIPAWTGGLPSTQEVGDNPFADEQPLAVVQADNMDDWLPWLSDGHRVLLQRYPEFRMPVYPSRRSVAYPDPIYSATQKNRGRARLLGSDAISGARLGFPFPAPESGVEAMWNHRLRWRGEAMRRESNQAVVGGNGEIRNVLVQGEEILARYASIADPADLSQENILLYYLTTFGSSLRVPDFTVVVHESANSLERDRAIWALPRSYKKMFRIPPVGYDNPFPGAEGLFYIDMVDMYNGAFDHYDWKLAGKREMLIGYNAFKAQQYGPRAGADGLLHATALNSEALRYEIHRVWVVEATERGGKSHAFGVRRFYLDEDSWNVVLVENFDRAGQMWRVQEGHLLPNPVIQSADCAPVVTYDVQDDKYFVQRMTADFGPAQVLDPPPSVREFRPSNVKNRYAR; encoded by the coding sequence ATGACTAGCCATGGGTATACGCAGATTTTGGGGCCTGCCTTGCTGCTGTTGGTGGCGTTGTTTCCCCCGGTTGTGTGCGGGCAGCAGTATCGCAGTGAGGCCAAGGGCATCTCGCAAAGCGAAATCGACAAGGCCGAGCGGGGCTATGACGCCGAGGCGGCGTTGCAAACCACCACCGATCCCTATGCGCGCAGCATGCTACTGGCGCAAATTGCTGCGGAGGCGGCGGCGCAGGGAGACCCAGAGCAGGCTTATGCCCGCATACAGCAGGCCTTGGAGTTGGATGCTTTGTCCGGCTTTGCTCAGCAGCAGCTGCGTCAGCAAGCAGGCTTGCTGGCGGCGCGCTTGGGCAAAGACTTGGAGGTCATTCGTCTATTAAAAGGAGCCAACGATCCGGTGGCTATACGCCAACTGGTAGCGGCTTATGCGCGCAAAAAACGCTGGCGTGAGGCGGCGTCTGCGGTGAGTCAGTTACTCGACCAGGCCAAACCCAGCACTGATGATCGTTTGTTAGACGCACAGGTCGCTGCGGGTCTGGGGGATTGGTCTCGGGTTTTGCAGCGCACAGAAGAAGTGCTCAACGCGCAGCCGCAACTGGCGGCGGCCTGGATGCTGCGTATTCGGGCCCAGCTTCAGCGGGGCCAAATCCAAGCAGCCTTGGCCAGCCGCCGTGCGGCTTGGCGTCTGCGAGTATTAGTGGGGCCGGAGCAGCGCTTAGGACTGGTTGGCGATTTTGCCAAGGCCGGTGTGCCGCTGGCTGCGGCAAGCTTGTTGGAGGAGGGCTTGGCTCAAGAGGAGATTGAATCCAACCCCGAACGTCTGGATCAACTGGCAGCACTGTGGCTGCAAGCGCGTGAATATGCGGCGGCTAGGCCTGTTCTGGAGGAAAGATTGCGCCTGGCGCCTTCCGCTGAGGCATCTTTGCAGTTGGGTCAGATTGCACTCAATGCCGGTGATTGGTCCTTGGCAGCACGGCACCTGCGCGCCACGCAGCGACTGCCGGATCCGCAGCGCCGCGCGGCCGCAGCCATGTTGTTGGGGCAGGCGGAGTTTCAGTTAGGGCGCACCCAGGCGGCAGTTCGAGCATTTCAAAACGCCACAGCCCACGCCCGTTATCGTTCCAGCGCCCAGCAATGGCTGGATTATTTACGCAGTGGTGACGCATCCGCCAGCGCCGTTGCGGGGCAGTCTATTCGGCAAGCAGACGCCGTGCGTCAACGGGGTCAGCGGCTCAGCGGGCTGGGCGCTAATCGCCGTCAGCAGCCACAGGTTCAGGGCTTTACCCCAGTGGGCGCTCAGGCTCCCGGAAATGCCGAAGGTCAAATTCCAGCATGGACCGGCGGCCTACCGAGCACGCAGGAGGTCGGTGACAACCCTTTCGCCGACGAGCAGCCCTTAGCCGTGGTTCAGGCCGACAATATGGATGATTGGCTGCCGTGGTTATCGGATGGCCACCGGGTCTTGCTGCAGCGCTACCCTGAGTTTCGAATGCCGGTGTATCCCAGCCGGCGCAGCGTGGCTTATCCAGATCCCATCTATTCCGCGACACAAAAGAATCGTGGGCGGGCCCGCCTGCTAGGCTCTGATGCGATCAGCGGGGCGCGTTTAGGTTTTCCGTTTCCGGCGCCGGAGTCCGGGGTGGAGGCGATGTGGAATCACCGCCTGCGCTGGCGCGGTGAAGCCATGCGCCGAGAATCGAATCAAGCCGTGGTGGGCGGCAATGGCGAGATCCGCAACGTGCTTGTTCAGGGCGAAGAGATTTTGGCCCGTTACGCCAGCATTGCAGACCCGGCTGATCTCAGCCAGGAAAACATCTTGCTGTATTACCTCACCACGTTTGGCAGCAGTTTGCGGGTGCCAGATTTCACGGTCGTGGTCCATGAGTCGGCGAACTCTTTGGAACGGGATCGCGCCATTTGGGCCCTACCACGCAGCTATAAAAAGATGTTTCGCATTCCCCCTGTGGGTTATGACAATCCTTTCCCGGGGGCAGAAGGGCTGTTCTACATCGATATGGTCGATATGTATAACGGCGCCTTTGATCACTACGATTGGAAGCTCGCAGGCAAGCGCGAGATGCTCATTGGCTATAACGCCTTCAAGGCTCAGCAATATGGGCCGCGGGCCGGAGCCGATGGCCTATTGCATGCCACGGCTCTGAACTCGGAGGCGTTGCGCTATGAAATTCACCGGGTGTGGGTAGTGGAGGCGACCGAGCGCGGCGGAAAGAGCCACGCTTTTGGCGTGCGTCGTTTTTACCTGGATGAAGATTCCTGGAACGTGGTGTTGGTGGAAAACTTCGACCGGGCCGGGCAAATGTGGCGGGTTCAAGAGGGTCATCTGCTGCCCAATCCCGTGATCCAGTCCGCCGATTGTGCTCCGGTTGTCACCTACGACGTGCAAGACGACAAATACTTTGTCCAGCGTATGACAGCGGATTTCGGTCCAGCGCAAGTGCTGGATCCTCCGCCTAGCGTGCGCGAGTTCCGCCCCAGCAATGTCAAAAACCGCTATGCCCGTTGA
- a CDS encoding AarF/ABC1/UbiB kinase family protein, translating into MSDKPRELARLRTRPLERNWAMTRMGLGTGFRAAGHVMANLFRDEDAREASDRDFYAEEARRLVQEMGQLKGSIMKAGQMLSLYGQYFMPPEAVDILASLQDDTDHVGWDVVGPVLDQSLGPERLAELDVERVPIAAASLGQAHRATVHDTGDTLCIKVRYPGVDAAIDSDIRTIARLLGFSRLVPKGLSLEPVLTEVREMLHREVDYLHEREVLESYRERLADDVRFVVPRTYSRYSSSEVLSMSFEHGISLKASAVAELGAARRERLAQALLWLFLQEFFVWRQVQTDPHYGNYRLRLDDQGADQWVLLDFGATRSFSPGFVRDYARIVRGALEDDREEVLRGAVGIGLMRSYFPEPVLQAFFELTRLIVEPFCQGEYDWGRSDLPQRVSQAVARNALTRHFKIPPREIVFLHRRLAGVFITLNRLQVRLDGRRMLEDALSVAETIE; encoded by the coding sequence ATGAGTGATAAACCCCGCGAGCTAGCGCGGCTAAGAACGCGCCCGCTGGAACGCAATTGGGCCATGACCCGCATGGGGTTGGGAACAGGGTTCCGAGCCGCTGGCCATGTGATGGCGAATTTGTTTCGCGATGAGGATGCCCGCGAGGCCTCAGACCGCGACTTCTACGCCGAAGAGGCGCGGCGCTTGGTCCAAGAGATGGGGCAACTCAAGGGCTCCATCATGAAGGCTGGACAAATGCTGTCCTTGTATGGCCAGTACTTCATGCCGCCTGAAGCCGTCGATATCTTGGCCAGCTTGCAGGATGACACCGATCATGTGGGCTGGGATGTGGTGGGTCCGGTGCTGGATCAATCCCTGGGGCCGGAACGTCTGGCGGAGCTGGACGTAGAACGCGTGCCCATCGCGGCGGCATCTTTGGGCCAAGCCCATCGCGCCACCGTGCATGACACTGGCGACACGCTTTGCATCAAAGTGCGGTATCCCGGAGTGGATGCTGCGATTGACTCTGATATTCGCACCATTGCTCGCTTGCTGGGTTTTTCGCGGTTGGTGCCCAAAGGCCTATCCCTAGAGCCGGTGTTGACAGAAGTGCGGGAGATGCTGCACCGGGAAGTCGATTATTTGCATGAGCGAGAGGTGCTGGAGAGTTATCGGGAACGCTTAGCGGACGATGTCCGCTTTGTAGTGCCTCGAACCTACAGCCGCTATAGCAGTAGTGAAGTGCTGAGCATGAGCTTCGAACACGGCATCTCGCTGAAGGCGAGCGCGGTGGCGGAACTCGGCGCTGCGCGCCGTGAGCGCCTAGCGCAGGCCTTGCTGTGGTTGTTCTTGCAAGAGTTTTTTGTATGGAGACAGGTGCAAACCGACCCGCATTACGGCAACTACCGCTTGCGCCTGGATGATCAAGGTGCCGACCAATGGGTGCTATTGGATTTTGGCGCAACGCGCAGCTTTTCTCCGGGCTTTGTGCGCGACTATGCTCGCATCGTACGGGGCGCTTTGGAGGATGATCGTGAGGAGGTTCTGCGCGGCGCTGTGGGCATTGGACTGATGCGGAGTTATTTCCCTGAGCCGGTGTTGCAGGCCTTCTTTGAGCTGACGCGGCTCATCGTTGAGCCTTTTTGTCAGGGAGAGTACGACTGGGGGCGCTCGGACCTACCCCAGCGCGTAAGTCAGGCGGTGGCGCGGAATGCCTTGACCCGCCATTTCAAGATTCCGCCCCGCGAAATCGTGTTCTTGCATCGGCGTCTGGCGGGAGTGTTCATTACCCTGAATCGCCTCCAGGTGCGCTTAGATGGTCGGCGCATGCTGGAGGATGCCCTGTCTGTCGCGGAAACCATCGAGTAA
- a CDS encoding DUF2505 domain-containing protein produces the protein MAHRFDDVQTFEQDADTIFGMFCDPEYFAKKYAQTAVEHEILEASSNDQSFSIKAKMKMRSDAPVPGFAKKFVSDTMTVEQTDTWDKTTRTGHLEIHIHGAPITVKAAMELVDTDRGAENRMHWEVVCKVPLVGSKLEKMLEDDIRHKAPRDLEVSRALAKDYA, from the coding sequence ATGGCTCATCGTTTTGATGACGTACAAACATTCGAGCAAGACGCCGATACCATTTTTGGTATGTTTTGCGACCCGGAATACTTTGCAAAAAAGTACGCCCAAACCGCTGTTGAACACGAGATTCTCGAGGCTAGCTCGAATGACCAGAGCTTTAGCATTAAAGCGAAGATGAAAATGCGTTCGGACGCTCCGGTGCCTGGGTTTGCCAAGAAGTTTGTGAGTGACACCATGACCGTGGAGCAAACAGATACCTGGGATAAAACCACCCGCACAGGACATCTAGAAATTCATATTCATGGCGCCCCGATTACGGTCAAGGCAGCCATGGAGCTCGTCGATACCGACCGGGGCGCCGAAAACCGCATGCACTGGGAAGTGGTGTGCAAAGTCCCTTTGGTGGGCTCTAAGCTCGAGAAGATGCTGGAAGATGACATTCGCCACAAGGCACCGCGTGACTTGGAAGTTAGTCGTGCGCTCGCCAAGGACTACGCCTAA
- a CDS encoding DUF2970 domain-containing protein, translating into MTEPADQTKSQDAPSWVQVMWSTLAAFFGVQSSQNRERDFSRGKASHFIVMGLLMTAAFIAVVVGAVKLALHFAATGA; encoded by the coding sequence ATGACCGAGCCTGCTGACCAGACGAAATCTCAAGACGCACCCAGCTGGGTGCAGGTGATGTGGTCGACCCTGGCTGCATTCTTCGGAGTGCAGTCCTCACAAAATCGTGAGCGCGACTTTAGCCGTGGTAAAGCCAGTCATTTCATTGTGATGGGATTACTCATGACGGCTGCGTTTATTGCTGTGGTTGTGGGCGCGGTGAAATTGGCGCTGCATTTCGCAGCCACTGGCGCATGA
- the pcnB gene encoding polynucleotide adenylyltransferase PcnB, which yields MSALTPTGQSATRYTLGLIFRWLRRWRDRLLSTSTTDHALTAEPVKIPRDQHPISRKNISRAALKVLYGLHEAGFQALLVGGGVRDQLLGMQPKDFDVATDASPEQVKAVFRRCRLIGRRFRLAHVRFGDEIIEVATFRAAPRTPDEGEDDNSADGLHEQDDSGRILRDNVYGNLEQDAVRRDFTINALYYDIADFSIVDHVGGMADLEQRRLRLIGDPETRYREDPVRMLRAMRFAAKLDFNIDPAAAKPIASLRPLLLDVPPARIFDELQKMLLCDHAQACFAALVRYDMLALLLPPVAALLDQPKVRPFIDAALASTESRIRQNKPVSPAFLLACMLWFPMLKRQQQHLDQGLPPMQALSAAADEVFAQVLPRVAVPRRFSAMVNEIWHLQHRFHQRRGKRPYRLLEHKRYRAAWDFLELRAEVGDAEAELPGWWDHFANAQGEDRSQLQEQAGGSAEGAPSRRRRRRRRKPRGGANTSES from the coding sequence ATGAGCGCGCTCACCCCCACTGGTCAGTCGGCAACTCGGTACACTCTGGGCCTGATTTTTCGTTGGCTACGCCGTTGGCGTGATCGCCTGCTATCTACTTCTACCACGGACCATGCTTTGACCGCTGAGCCCGTCAAAATCCCGCGTGATCAACACCCCATATCACGCAAAAACATTTCCCGTGCGGCGCTGAAGGTGCTCTATGGCTTGCATGAGGCAGGTTTTCAGGCCCTGTTAGTCGGCGGTGGGGTGCGTGACCAACTGCTGGGTATGCAGCCCAAAGATTTCGACGTGGCAACGGATGCCAGTCCGGAGCAGGTCAAAGCGGTCTTTCGGCGCTGTCGACTCATTGGCCGTCGCTTCCGATTGGCCCATGTGCGCTTTGGTGACGAGATTATCGAGGTGGCCACCTTCAGGGCTGCTCCAAGAACACCGGATGAGGGGGAGGACGACAATAGCGCCGATGGTCTGCATGAGCAGGACGACAGCGGGCGCATCTTGCGCGACAACGTCTATGGCAATTTAGAGCAGGACGCGGTGCGCCGCGATTTCACCATCAACGCCTTGTACTACGACATTGCCGACTTCAGCATTGTCGACCACGTAGGCGGAATGGCCGACTTGGAGCAACGACGTCTGCGATTGATTGGTGATCCTGAAACCCGATATCGCGAAGACCCTGTGCGCATGCTGCGCGCCATGCGCTTCGCCGCCAAATTAGACTTCAATATTGACCCGGCGGCGGCTAAGCCCATTGCTAGTTTGCGTCCTTTATTGCTCGATGTGCCGCCGGCGCGGATTTTCGATGAGCTGCAAAAGATGCTCCTTTGCGATCATGCGCAGGCCTGCTTTGCAGCCTTGGTGCGCTACGACATGTTGGCCTTACTGCTGCCGCCAGTCGCGGCGCTGCTAGATCAGCCGAAGGTTCGCCCGTTCATCGATGCCGCCCTGGCCAGTACCGAGAGTCGAATTCGTCAGAACAAGCCGGTGAGCCCGGCCTTCTTGCTGGCTTGCATGCTCTGGTTCCCCATGCTCAAACGTCAGCAGCAGCATCTCGACCAGGGCTTGCCGCCAATGCAGGCTTTGTCTGCAGCCGCCGATGAGGTTTTTGCCCAGGTCTTACCACGGGTCGCTGTGCCGCGGCGGTTTTCGGCCATGGTCAATGAGATCTGGCACCTACAGCACCGATTTCATCAACGGCGCGGTAAGCGCCCCTATCGTTTGCTGGAGCATAAGCGCTACCGCGCTGCTTGGGACTTCCTCGAGCTGCGCGCCGAGGTTGGGGACGCCGAGGCCGAGCTACCGGGGTGGTGGGATCATTTCGCTAATGCGCAAGGCGAGGATCGATCACAACTTCAGGAGCAGGCGGGTGGTTCCGCAGAGGGGGCGCCGTCTAGGCGTCGACGGCGGCGCCGGCGTAAGCCGCGTGGCGGGGCGAACACCTCCGAGTCGTGA
- the folK gene encoding 2-amino-4-hydroxy-6-hydroxymethyldihydropteridine diphosphokinase — MTPFVIGLGANLGQPERQLQAALDRLEAHQSVVLGAVSDFVRSPPMAGMDQPDYCNAVALGSTTLDAMALLTLLQEIEHEQGRRRDRPRWSARVLDLDLLMFADEERSSSSLTLPHPGIAERNFVVLPWLSVDPKAQLPDGRRLADLAQGMSSLPPWGGPQVRTA, encoded by the coding sequence GTGACGCCCTTCGTCATCGGGCTAGGCGCCAATTTGGGTCAGCCTGAACGCCAGCTACAGGCGGCGCTAGACCGGCTTGAGGCCCATCAATCGGTGGTACTTGGCGCGGTCTCTGATTTTGTCCGCAGCCCGCCGATGGCCGGCATGGACCAACCGGATTACTGTAATGCCGTGGCATTGGGGTCCACCACATTGGACGCCATGGCTCTACTCACGCTCCTACAGGAGATTGAGCACGAGCAGGGTCGTCGACGCGACCGACCCCGCTGGTCAGCTCGGGTCCTGGATTTAGATTTGCTGATGTTCGCCGACGAAGAGCGCAGTAGCTCTTCGCTAACGCTGCCACACCCTGGGATCGCCGAGCGCAATTTTGTGGTCCTACCATGGCTGAGCGTGGACCCTAAGGCGCAGCTCCCCGACGGTCGTCGTCTGGCAGACCTCGCCCAGGGTATGTCTTCTCTGCCGCCCTGGGGTGGTCCTCAGGTGCGCACGGCCTAG
- the panB gene encoding 3-methyl-2-oxobutanoate hydroxymethyltransferase, whose protein sequence is MYPNPRPTGERPLTLQDFRRMHDSGEKIACLTAYDASFARLVDGAGVEIVLVGDSLGMVVHGQGTTVSVRTQDIVYHSRAVSAGLSRAFLMADMPFLSFATRDQAISSAQALMQEGGAKMVKLEGGAIQADIVEFLTQRGVPVCGHLGLQPQLIHKLGGFKVQGRDDALAAQMREDARVLEQAGADMLLIECVPSGLAGSITEAAGVPVIGIGAGPDVDAQILVMHDVLGVSRGRVPRFVKNFLSGRDDVEEAFRAYVQAVKSGEFPAPEHGFGD, encoded by the coding sequence ATGTACCCCAATCCACGACCCACAGGGGAGCGCCCCCTGACCTTGCAAGATTTTCGCCGAATGCATGATTCTGGCGAGAAGATCGCCTGTCTCACCGCCTACGACGCGAGTTTTGCGCGTTTGGTGGACGGGGCCGGCGTGGAAATTGTGTTGGTGGGTGATTCCCTGGGTATGGTCGTGCATGGCCAGGGCACCACCGTCAGCGTGCGCACCCAAGATATCGTCTATCACAGTAGGGCGGTATCAGCCGGTCTGTCACGCGCGTTCCTGATGGCGGATATGCCGTTTTTGAGTTTCGCTACACGTGACCAGGCCATTAGCTCTGCCCAAGCATTGATGCAGGAAGGCGGGGCGAAGATGGTCAAGTTAGAAGGCGGCGCTATCCAGGCGGATATTGTCGAATTTCTGACTCAGCGTGGCGTGCCGGTGTGCGGCCATCTCGGTCTGCAACCACAGCTCATTCATAAGCTGGGTGGGTTCAAGGTACAAGGTCGTGACGATGCCCTGGCTGCTCAAATGCGTGAGGATGCTCGTGTGCTAGAGCAGGCTGGTGCGGACATGCTGCTGATCGAGTGCGTGCCATCTGGGCTAGCGGGCAGTATTACCGAGGCCGCTGGCGTGCCTGTGATCGGTATTGGCGCAGGCCCTGATGTGGATGCACAAATCCTGGTGATGCATGATGTTTTGGGAGTCAGCCGCGGCCGTGTGCCGCGCTTCGTGAAGAATTTTCTCAGTGGCCGAGATGACGTCGAAGAGGCTTTCCGCGCCTATGTTCAGGCGGTAAAGAGTGGCGAGTTCCCCGCGCCGGAGCACGGCTTTGGTGACTAG